The sequence AAAGATGTAACTTCAAGGCACTTCCGGGCAGGATACATGTGTGGCTAAACAAAGCAGCAGAGTTACATTCTATACTTTGTGTTCCCTGACAGTGAGTGACAGGTAAAGATGGAACATACATGTAATTATTAACAACACTGAAGGAGCATagttataaaagaaaaaaaaaaaacaaaacaaaacttagtGCAGATCTATAAAATTGTTTTGTACCTTTTGAAGCACTTCACATGTTCAATAGGCAACTGAACTATATTCAAAATCTTTCTACATTAcgttaaatattaaatatgtattttaattaggAGAGGGTCCTGAAAGCAGCTTCAGCCCTCGTTTTTCAGTTGCTTCTATGGCAGTATCTAAATATTCAAGGTACAATGagagtgctgcaggcaggcaaCGGAACATCAAGGATTATCCAGTGCAGAACCATAGATTCTAACAGCAACTTTAAAAAGATAATCAATGTTAAAGCTACCTGGAGCAAAACTCAACCTAATAGGCAAGATAGTAAGCAGAAGAAGtaggaaacactttttttcttttcgtgGTCAAATGCAAAATGGCATTGATAGCAATGCAAGAaagtaaaagaggaaaaaatagacaTTCTCCAGATCCAAAAAAACTGGAACATGGCTGCTGATGTATctaagaaaaacacagagactttttttcttttccaactaTCGTTGTTACTACTTGGGTACAGGAAGGCTCTCATGATAAACAAATGTGCTACAGCATCCAGAACATTTCAAATACAGGAATTAATAACACCTAGCAAAACACTAAGACCCAAATGTACTCCCAAGATGGACTCCAGTATTTCACAACATGTTTCTTGTGCTCCAAACGAAGCTCACATACTAAGCCCCCTCCATCAAGGAACAGAAACTGTGGGTTATAGGTGTTCTTCAGTGTTTCCACAGTTGTTATATTGTCCAGTGGGCACTATTTCTTCTTGAGAGCTCTCTTTCCTTCGCCCTTCTttggtttttcctttccacGAAGCTTTTTCAACCGCCTCATCTCCTCTTTGAAGTCTTGATGCTCATCTctaaatggggaagaaaagaaaaagttgctCTATTTCTTGGAATATCTAGATGGAAAAGCTCCTTTGAACTGcatgataatgaaaaaaatatacgTCAACTTTCTCAAACAAGAAAGTCCATACTGGAACACAATGCAATGTACTGTGCTACTGCTAACAGTAATTTTGACTGAAATAATGTGAAAGAATTGCTCTGCATCCTTCAGAACTAACAAAGTTGCtcttttcaaccagaaacagggTGTGTGCGTGCTCATATTCACACCTGAGCGCGTATGCATTTCTTACAGTGTTCTTACTTACTCCTTCAAacacaatggaaaacaaataaatgagcaAGGATGAGAATTTCCCTCTTAGCATCTAACCCAGCAGTCTAGCAATAGCACACTGCTTTTATATGCTCTACACTAAGTTCAGGTCATTAGCTTCTGAGAAGAGAGGGGCCCGTGGAGCAATAATTAGTAGATGACACCGCTCTCAGGTGACTTCAACAATGAGTTATGAAGAAAGCATCAGCTCCTGTAGAACTTTAAcgggaaaataaaacagaggaggaggaaggtgctGACAGAGATAATTAACCTTCAATAATGTTACAATAAATTCTATTTAATCTCTTAATCCATATTGTTCTGtgcaaagttatttttcaaaagtgaCAACTGCATTCAAAGTGGCCTAAAATGGCTGCACTgctatttttaaacacaatgtttctaaacaagaaacaaaacgTTTATAAATTATTATCAGGTCCTTTTAGTCTACAATCCTTTGTCACAAGTTTCTAAGCAGGAAATGTGATTCTTTACAAGCTCTCTATAAAGATAGCAGCTAGAGAAGGAACCCTGAGattagaaaggaagaagggaaaagtaCATTATTATGTCACTAGGCTTTCTGTGTCCATACACAATAAAGTGCTCACCAAAACCAAGAGTATCCTGGAGGCAGTCCTTCACAGGCCAAACTGCAACGCTAGCAATAGAAATTaatctgttttgattttacaAGGTTAGTAGCCAGGTTTTTAAAGGCAATTCTTCAGTGCTACCTGACTGAAGTCAAAGGACTGCATTTGACACCTGCTGATGTTCATTAGCAGtgaagtttgtttgtttgtttttttttaaactcaagaGTGTGGAAATTCATGAAGAAAGTACACATCTGCTTTtgatgaaaatgaaatcaataaGGGTACTTAAGTcatatttgaatttaatttaCTTAAGAATAAAAAGCTCCTCCAGTCAAACACAGACTTCTCTTCtaaatttcacttattttttgaATGACTCATCAATACAGGCTAACACTTCTCAGAGCAATTTCTATCTTAAGATTATCacttttttaaagcacattgCTTTGGCACACTCAGAACCAGACCCAGCTTTTCTCTACAGAGCAGTTCTCCTGACATCCTCACACAGAGTTAGAACTATTTCTTAAATAATGAGTTGACCATTGTGACATCTTAAGTCTTTTTCATAGAAGTTCTAATCAATCAGACACGAAAAGTTATTTAGACAGCACTCATATATTTTGCTCTCCTTGCCCTCAGTACAAGTGCCAATTTCCATAAGCACCACATTCTGAAATGGAATTTTTTCTACTCCTCTTGTccataaggaaaaaattgcaacaGAATTCATCCCCACCATTTCCATCTCCAGTCCTGCTCCCATCCCATAAGCAGGGCACTTACCTGTAGAGACCAAGAAAACGGAGTTTCTTCATGAGGGCATAGTAGGTGTTGTGAGGAGGATACCAGCTGTAGACCTCCTTCCTTCTGGCTATAGGCTGCTCACTGAATAAC is a genomic window of Meleagris gallopavo isolate NT-WF06-2002-E0010 breed Aviagen turkey brand Nicholas breeding stock chromosome 1, Turkey_5.1, whole genome shotgun sequence containing:
- the MRPS33 gene encoding 28S ribosomal protein S33, mitochondrial, with protein sequence MSNVSNYALRMARLSAQIFGEVVRPTDSKSMKVVKLFSEQPIARRKEVYSWYPPHNTYYALMKKLRFLGLYRDEHQDFKEEMRRLKKLRGKEKPKKGEGKRALKKK